TCCAGCAGTTCCTTTTTTCCGAAATAGACAAAATTATCAGCAATTTCCCTCAGCGCTGTTACAACCTCTCTATTACTTGATTTCACAAGGGGTTTTGAGCCTTTGGCCAGTTGTTTTGCCCTTTTAGCGGCCAAGTGTACAAGCTCGAAGCGGTTTTCAACTTTTTCCATGCAGTCTTCAACAGTTATCCTTGCCATTTTTCTTCCCCTTTACGCTTTTAATGATGTGTCTAAACGCTGCGTATGCTTTCTCAAGATTGTCATTGATAATAGTATACTCGAAAAGGTATTTTTTATCAATCTCTTCCTCTACCCTTTTCATGCGTATATCAATCTCTTGTTCTTTTCTGAAGGAGAGCCTCCTTATCAATTCATCTTTTGAAGGGGGTTCAACGAACACAAGGCAGGCATCCGGGTATTGTTTTTTTATGTTTAATGCACCTTTTACGTCAATATCGAGGAAAATATCCTTTCCTGTTTCCAGTATATCCAGAACCTCTTTTTTTGGCGTGCCATAAAAATGGCCGTGTATGTTCTCCCATTCGAGGAAACTTCTGCTTTCCGCCATATCCTTAAAAGTCTTTTCATCAATAAAATAGTAGTTCTTTCCGTTTACCTCACCCTTTCTTATCACCCGCGTTGTATAGGAGACTGAAAAAACAGCATTCCGGTCTTTCCTCAAGAATCTTTCAATGAGTGTGCTTTTCCCTACCCCGGACGGCCCGGAAACGACAAATAGCCGTCCTTTTATTTTGTCTCTATGTCTACCGCCCTCAGTTGTGCCCTCATCATTCCACATTCTGTGCCTGTTCCCTCATCTTTTCTATCTCTACCTTTATATGAACAACCCTTTCATTTATGTATAAATCGTTTGATTTGCTTCCGATAGTGTTTGTCTCTCTGACCATTTCCTGGATAATAAAATCAAGTTTTCTTCCGATAGCATCATCAGATTTCGGCGTGTTATTAAAGTTTTCAATATGCCCCTTCAGCCGGACAATCTCTTCAGAAATATCGAGCCGCTCCATATAGATTGCCAGTTCCTGCAAAACCCTTATTTCATCTATGGAGGCCGTTTTTATGATCTCCATCATTCGTTCTTTTAATTTGTTTTCATGTGCTTTGATGATAAGGGGCCATCTTTTTTCTATTTCTTTGAGATTCTGTGTAATCTTTTTCAGCCTGCCAGTCAGATCTTTCTGTATTATCTTTCCTTCTTTAACTCTCTCCTCGTCAAGCTTTTTCATCAGGTTTTCGAAGGGTTTTGCAAGGATTTTTTCTGAAATATTGTTGTTTTCCTCGTATGTGATAATATCTCTGAAGCTCAGAATGTTTTCTATTGTCAACTGGCCTTTTAAGCCGAAGTTTTTCTTCAATATACTTAGCACTTCAAGGTATTGTCTTACGGCATTTTCATTTACTTTAAGAGCATTTGACCCCCCGTTCGACTTTTCCCATTTTATCGTGATATCTACCTTGCCGCGCTTGATATAACGCTTTACAAGCTCCCGCAATTTTTGTTCACCGGCGTAATCTATCTTCGGGAGTTTCAGGCCTATTTCAAGATACCTGTTGTTCAGCGCCCGTGCCTCACAATTCAGTCTTCCTTCTTCAAATTCCATTTCAACCTTTGAAAACCCTGTCATGCTTTTGATCATTATCGTATCCTTATTTTAGTAGAATAATCCACGGTAGGTGTTTTGTAGTAAGAAACAGTGTATTTGCCGTGAACTGCTCGGAGGATTGTGGATGAGTTACCCATCTTCACAGGTCCTTATTTTCTCCTTCAAAATGCTTCTCCATCCATTGAAAATTGCAATAATCTCCTCACTGCCATAGTCCGGGTAGGTCCATTCAATAGGCCTGTATGTATTGTTATGGTATATAAGCGTTAGTTCCGCATATATGCCGCAATTGAGGTAAACCCTGTGGGCATAACCCTTTGTTGTGGCAAGGACGACATTTTCAAGAGAGATATACCCCGGGTCGATATTGACAGCCCTCTTTCCTTCTGATGAGAGAGATGCTTCTA
This DNA window, taken from Pseudomonadota bacterium, encodes the following:
- the rpoZ gene encoding DNA-directed RNA polymerase subunit omega, giving the protein MARITVEDCMEKVENRFELVHLAAKRAKQLAKGSKPLVKSSNREVVTALREIADNFVYFGKKELLDNKDVPYQLSNFAP
- a CDS encoding DUF4416 family protein, translating into MGIVNNPKSVQFFTSIIFKDNCHMENTERDIREAIGNILDKTASMSFYYTRYYEKEMGSDLSRIFLLFEPLFQREQLPSIKLKTNSIEASLSSEGKRAVNIDPGYISLENVVLATTKGYAHRVYLNCGIYAELTLIYHNNTYRPIEWTYPDYGSEEIIAIFNGWRSILKEKIRTCEDG
- a CDS encoding YicC family protein, whose protein sequence is MIKSMTGFSKVEMEFEEGRLNCEARALNNRYLEIGLKLPKIDYAGEQKLRELVKRYIKRGKVDITIKWEKSNGGSNALKVNENAVRQYLEVLSILKKNFGLKGQLTIENILSFRDIITYEENNNISEKILAKPFENLMKKLDEERVKEGKIIQKDLTGRLKKITQNLKEIEKRWPLIIKAHENKLKERMMEIIKTASIDEIRVLQELAIYMERLDISEEIVRLKGHIENFNNTPKSDDAIGRKLDFIIQEMVRETNTIGSKSNDLYINERVVHIKVEIEKMREQAQNVE
- the gmk gene encoding guanylate kinase; the encoded protein is MWNDEGTTEGGRHRDKIKGRLFVVSGPSGVGKSTLIERFLRKDRNAVFSVSYTTRVIRKGEVNGKNYYFIDEKTFKDMAESRSFLEWENIHGHFYGTPKKEVLDILETGKDIFLDIDVKGALNIKKQYPDACLVFVEPPSKDELIRRLSFRKEQEIDIRMKRVEEEIDKKYLFEYTIINDNLEKAYAAFRHIIKSVKGKKNGKDNC